Below is a window of Diaminobutyricibacter sp. McL0608 DNA.
GAGAGCGTCGCAGGCGCGGGCGATGGATTGCTGCAGTGCGGGGATGTCACGCACGTCGACCGTCTGGAAGTACGGTTCAGGATCGCCCCGCTGGGCAATGGTCGCAGTCAGTTCTTTCCCGGTAGCTTCATCGATGTCGACGAAGGCGACTCGGGCGCCCTGGGCGGCCAGCTGCGAGACGAACTCGGCTCCGAGTCCGGTCGCGCCTCCGCTGACGTACGCGTTCCGTCCGGCCAGGGATGGATAGGCGGCGAACTCAGACATCGTCACCGCCGCGCTGAGCAGTCGGGAGCAGGTCGGCGGTGGTCGTCATCGATACCCTTTTGATGTACGTTTCTCAAGCAGAGAGAAAACTATCTGGCAATCCACACTATGAGGTGGCACGCGCTCCGTCAACCGGCCACTGCCACGGATACGATGAGGCCCATGAGAAACGACGCCACCGGCGAAGCGCCGCCGACGCGAGCCACGCTTTCGGAGGTCGCGTCGCTCGCGAAGGTGTCGGTGGCCACCGTCTCCAAGGTCCTCAACGGACGCACCGGGGTCTCGGACGAGACGCGCAGGCGGATCGAATCCCTCCTCGATGAGCGCAACTACAACCGCAGGCTCACCGCGCAGAGTTCCGCGCCGCTCATCGATGTGCTCTGCTACGAGATCGACAGTCCATTCGGCGGCGCCGCGATCGTCGGCATCGAGCGCGTCGCGCGCGAGCAGGGCATCGGGATGGTCGTCACGAGCACAGAGGAATCGCACCTACCGGGCTCGAAATGGGTCGACGGTGTGCTGCGCAGGCAGCCGCTCGGCATCATCCTCGTGGCGGCTCTGCTGCCGGAGAAGGACAAGGCGCGACTGCGGAGCCGGGCGATCCCGATCGTCATGATCGACCCCTACGGCGCGCAGGCGACGGATGCGCCGTCCATCGGTTCGGCCGACTGGAACGGTGGATTCCTCGCCACCCGGCACCTCATCGAACTCGGGCACGAGCGCATCGCCATCGTCACCGGCCCGAGCAGCATGATGGCCTCCACCGCGCGACTCTCCGGCTACCGCGCTGCGCTCGATGGAGCCGGGATCCCGGTTCGCCCTGAGTACATCCGCCCGGGCAACTTCCACCGTGAAGACGGCGTCTCCGAGGGGCGCGAACTGCTCACCTCGGCCGAGCCTCCGACTGCGATCTTCGCCTCGAGCGACCTCCAGGCACTCGGCGTCTACGAGGCTGCCCGAACACTCGGCCTCCACGTGCCCGACGACCTTTCGGTGGTCGGCTACGACGATCTCGCCATCGCGCAGTGGGCCGGTCCGCCGATGACCACGGTGCGCGTTCCTCTGGGTGAGATGGCCGAGCAGGCCACGCACCTGGTGACCAGGTTGCGCGACGAGCCTGAGCTCGCTTTCAGTCGCGTCGAGATGGCGACGTCGCTCGTCGTGCGCGAGAGTACCGCCTCTCCTCGCGCCTGACATCACCCGGGGTCCTTCGTCCCATCGCGGCCTCCAGCGAGCGCCCACGAAAGGGTCCTCTCGCGTTCTCGTAACGAAACGTTTCCAATTCAACTGTAAAACTTGACTTCCGTTTTCTCTCGCCTTACATTCGTCCACAGTGGTACGGCTCGCCGCAGGGCGCGCCATGAAGACGACGAGGTCACACGCGGACCTCGCCTCCCTTCGATTCCGCCGGGTCCCCTGGCCCGGCGCTCACCCGGACACGTTGGTGTGTCCGCGACGCAAGAGGACTGACATGCGATTCAGATTCACATCGAAGACAGCGCTTCGGTCGATCGCCGCTCTGGCTGTGGCAGGTCTGGCAGGTATGGGCCTCGCCGCCTGCTCCAGTTCCAGTCAAGGCGAGGCTGGCTCGGCGACGAGCGGAACGATCAATTGGTGGGGCTGGACCCCGACCAACACGGACGAGGCCAAAGAGTTCATCGCCGCGTTCAACAAGAAATACCCGGACATCAAGGTCAACTTCAAGCTGATCGGCATCTCGGACTATCAGGCCGCCATGCGGCCGGCCCTCTCCTCGAACGCCGGGCCGGACGTCTTCGACCTTCAGCCCGGCGCGTACGTGCAGCAGTTCGGCACCTACGCGAAGGACCTCACCCCGGTTGCCGAGAAGGCACTCGGCAGCGACTGGCAGTCGAAGATCGCGAAGATCGCAGTCGACGGCCTCACCGCGAAAGGCAAACTGACCGCCCTGCCGATCGGTTCCTCCTACGCCGGCTCGCTCTGGTACAACGCCGAGCTCTTCAAGAAGTACAACCTCCAGCCGCCGAAGACGCTTGACGAATGGAAGCAGGTCTGCAAGACCCTCCAGAGCAATGGTCAGGGATGCTTCGCGCAAGGTGCATCCCAGGAGGGCTTCGACCAGGACACTCTGCAGGCCATCTCGAACTCGGTCGAGCCCGGCTACTGGACGAAGGCATCCAAGGGAGACGCGAAGTGGGACTCTCCCCAGATCGTGAAGACCCTGTCGATCTGGAAAGACCTGTTCGACAGCGGCATCATGCAGAAGGGGGCGTTGGGGGCCCAGCAGTACCCCGACATCAACAACGCCTTCCTCACCGGCAAGTACGCGATGGTCATGATGGGCAGCTGGTACACCCAGTACGCGACCGAGGCTGCGATGACCCAGGCGATCTCAGCCGCGGGTGTCGCGGGGGCCAAACCGTTCGCCATCCTTCCGCTCCAGTTCCCTGACGTGGCAGGCAAGGGCAACACGAGCGAGATGTTCGGCGATGCCGACTACGGTCTCGCGGTCGCGACCAAGTCCAAACACACTGCGGCGGCAGAGGCCTTCGTGCAGTGGATGGCGACGAGCCAGGAGGGCCAGCAGGTCGTGGCGAACCGGCTGGACACGACGCCGGTGCTGAAGGGCGTGGCACCCGACTTCTCAACCATCAAGTTCGTCGACTCGGCGACCCAGTCGGATCCGGTGAACAGCTATCTCGCGGGCACAGCTGCCATCAATGAGCCCCGGTTCGCCCTCCTGAACGCAGACATCGAGAACGCCTTCCTCGCGGCGGCGCAATCGGTGGGAAGCGGGAGCGCGACACCCGAGCAGGCTGCGAAGACGCTGCAACAGGCCGCTGACGCGGCGAAAGCTGCGAACGGATGACGGTCACCACCCCTCGGGTGGACAGCGCGGTCGGCTCGACGAGCCGGCCGCGCCGCCACCCTCGCCGTATCCAGGCGCCCGGTCTGCCGTGGATCGTGCCCGCTCTCGTTCTCAGCGCCGGGCTCATCTACTACTGCATCGGGTACACCGGGTTCCTGTCGACGCTCAACTGGGACGGCGCGAGCCCCGACCCGGAGTCCATCGGACTGAAGAACTATGCGAACCTCGTCAGTGACCCGGTGTTCTGGAAGGCGATCTGGCACACGGTCTCGTTCTTCATCGTCACGTTCCTGGTCCAGACGGCCATCGGCGTGCTGTTCGCGGTCATCATGCACTCCCGCATCCGGCTGGCCGTGGTCTACAAGGTCATCATCTTCGTGCCCGTCGTGCTCGCTCCGGCCATCATGGCGCCGGTCTTCCGGCAGATCTTCGCCGCAGACGGACAGCTCAACTGGGTGCTCAGCCACATAGGCCTCGGCTTCCTCGCGCAGCCGTGGATCGGCCAGGAGTCGACGGCGCTGCCCGTGATCATGGCGATCACGATCTGGCAGTGGACGGGACTCACGTTCGTGCTCTACTACGCCGCTATGAGCCAGATCGACCAGTCGCTTCTCGAGGCGGCCCGCATCGACGGAGCAGGGAACATCCGGACACTCACTGCGATCATCTGGCCCAGCCTGCGCGGTACCACGCTGGCCCTCGGCATCCTCAGCGCCATCGGAGCCCTGAAGACGTTCGATGTGCCGTGGCTGGTGACCATCGCCGGACCGAACAACGCGACGCAGTTCCTCGGGACGTACATCTATCAGATGACGATCCAGCTGGCGCACGTCGGTTACGGGGCCGCGCTGTCCATCGTCCTTCTCGTCATCGCGCTCGTGATGGCGATCGTCCTCCAGGTCGCAGGGCGCGAGAAGCCGGGAGGCCGCTGATGTTCGAGGTCCGCAGATGGTGGAGCAAGGGCCTGCTGCAGTTGCTCGCGACGGTGCTCGTCCTCCCATACCTCTTCCCGCTCGTCGCGATGGTGCAGGGCTCGTTCGCCGGCGACGGCTGGGGCAACTATCGCGATGTGCTCCAGGTTCCGGGCTTCTTCCGATTCTTCCTGAACAGCGCGATCATCGCGGCGGGCGTCATCGTGCTCGTCTACGCCGTGACGATGCTCGCCGCCTACGGGTTCTCCAAACTGCACATCCGGTTCAGGGAGGTGTACTTCTGGATGCTCCTGGCGTGCCTCACCCTCCCGGAGGTCGTGCTTCTCACCCCGCTGTTCACCACCACCCAGGCGCTCGGCCTGTCCGACACCTATTGGTCGGTCATCCTGCCTTTGGCGGCATTGCAGGTGCCGTTCGCCGTGCTCCTGACGCGCAACTTCATCAACGGGCTGCCTGACGAGATGTTCGAGGCCGCCCGCGTGGACGGGGCGTCGTCGATGCGCGGTTTCATCCACCTGATCGTCCCGCTGACGCGGCCCATCGCGGCCGCGGTGCTCATCTTCACGCTGATCGGCGCGTGGAACGACTACCTGATGCCCTTGGTCTTCCTTCAGTCGCAGGACATGCAGACCATCACCCTCGTGCCGCAGTTCTTCGTCGGCGAGTTCAGCAACGACCAGACCAAGATCCTGGCTTCCGCGGTGCTCACCGCCATCCCCGAGATCGTCGCATACCTGTGTCTGCAGGGCATGTTCGAGCGCGGCCTCTCGGCCGGCGCCATCAAGTGACCAACCCCAAGGAGTGAAATGCCACTGATCCAAGTCGACCTCGACCGCAGCCTCTATGAGTCCTCGCACGACGCGATCGGCAGGGCGATCCACGACGCGCAGATCGAGGCGCTCGGCATCCCCGCTGACGACCGGTTCCAGGTGTTCCGGCCCCGCGAAGAAGGCGAATTGAAGTTCGACCCGGCCTACAACGGAGTCGCACGAGACAGTCTGGTGCTCATTCAGATCACGGCGGTGCACATGTATCCGGTCGCCGTGAAGCGCAAGCTGTTCGAGACGATCGCTGCCAAGCTCGGCCCACTGGGCATCCACGCCGAGGACCTGCTCATCTCGCTGGTCGAGAACGGTTTCGAAGACTGGTTCGCGGGCCGATGAGCGCCGCAGAGATGCTCCGCTTCGATGGAGCGCCGCTGCGTGTGTTGTTCCTTGGAGGCACGGGGACGATCAGCGCTTCGAGCGTGCGGCTCGCGGCGGCGCACGGTATGGCGGTCACCGTGCTGAACCGCGGGGCGAACACCGCCGGGCGCTCCTTGCCGGACGAGGTGGAGCAGGTGACCGGAAACGCCGCAGACGACGCGTCGCTGCGCGCCGCCATCGGCGACCGTACCTTCGACGCGGTCGTCAACTTCCTGTCGTACGACGAGGATGACGTCGCCCGCTGGGTTGCGCTGTTCAGCGGTCGCACGCACCAGTAC
It encodes the following:
- a CDS encoding LacI family DNA-binding transcriptional regulator; protein product: MRNDATGEAPPTRATLSEVASLAKVSVATVSKVLNGRTGVSDETRRRIESLLDERNYNRRLTAQSSAPLIDVLCYEIDSPFGGAAIVGIERVAREQGIGMVVTSTEESHLPGSKWVDGVLRRQPLGIILVAALLPEKDKARLRSRAIPIVMIDPYGAQATDAPSIGSADWNGGFLATRHLIELGHERIAIVTGPSSMMASTARLSGYRAALDGAGIPVRPEYIRPGNFHREDGVSEGRELLTSAEPPTAIFASSDLQALGVYEAARTLGLHVPDDLSVVGYDDLAIAQWAGPPMTTVRVPLGEMAEQATHLVTRLRDEPELAFSRVEMATSLVVRESTASPRA
- a CDS encoding ABC transporter substrate-binding protein encodes the protein MRFRFTSKTALRSIAALAVAGLAGMGLAACSSSSQGEAGSATSGTINWWGWTPTNTDEAKEFIAAFNKKYPDIKVNFKLIGISDYQAAMRPALSSNAGPDVFDLQPGAYVQQFGTYAKDLTPVAEKALGSDWQSKIAKIAVDGLTAKGKLTALPIGSSYAGSLWYNAELFKKYNLQPPKTLDEWKQVCKTLQSNGQGCFAQGASQEGFDQDTLQAISNSVEPGYWTKASKGDAKWDSPQIVKTLSIWKDLFDSGIMQKGALGAQQYPDINNAFLTGKYAMVMMGSWYTQYATEAAMTQAISAAGVAGAKPFAILPLQFPDVAGKGNTSEMFGDADYGLAVATKSKHTAAAEAFVQWMATSQEGQQVVANRLDTTPVLKGVAPDFSTIKFVDSATQSDPVNSYLAGTAAINEPRFALLNADIENAFLAAAQSVGSGSATPEQAAKTLQQAADAAKAANG
- a CDS encoding carbohydrate ABC transporter permease, which produces MTVTTPRVDSAVGSTSRPRRHPRRIQAPGLPWIVPALVLSAGLIYYCIGYTGFLSTLNWDGASPDPESIGLKNYANLVSDPVFWKAIWHTVSFFIVTFLVQTAIGVLFAVIMHSRIRLAVVYKVIIFVPVVLAPAIMAPVFRQIFAADGQLNWVLSHIGLGFLAQPWIGQESTALPVIMAITIWQWTGLTFVLYYAAMSQIDQSLLEAARIDGAGNIRTLTAIIWPSLRGTTLALGILSAIGALKTFDVPWLVTIAGPNNATQFLGTYIYQMTIQLAHVGYGAALSIVLLVIALVMAIVLQVAGREKPGGR
- a CDS encoding carbohydrate ABC transporter permease — protein: MFEVRRWWSKGLLQLLATVLVLPYLFPLVAMVQGSFAGDGWGNYRDVLQVPGFFRFFLNSAIIAAGVIVLVYAVTMLAAYGFSKLHIRFREVYFWMLLACLTLPEVVLLTPLFTTTQALGLSDTYWSVILPLAALQVPFAVLLTRNFINGLPDEMFEAARVDGASSMRGFIHLIVPLTRPIAAAVLIFTLIGAWNDYLMPLVFLQSQDMQTITLVPQFFVGEFSNDQTKILASAVLTAIPEIVAYLCLQGMFERGLSAGAIK
- a CDS encoding tautomerase family protein, whose translation is MPLIQVDLDRSLYESSHDAIGRAIHDAQIEALGIPADDRFQVFRPREEGELKFDPAYNGVARDSLVLIQITAVHMYPVAVKRKLFETIAAKLGPLGIHAEDLLISLVENGFEDWFAGR